TCCGGCTTGGAGCGCTGTAATCAGACTGGCTCCTTGAAGGAACGTTATATGATGGCTGACTGTAAGTATTACCGCTTCTGGATGAACGTGGCGAAGTGTAGCTTCCGGTGCTTCCAGTATTCGGCTGAGAGTAAGTGCTGCCTCCTGATTGGCGGGGACGAGAATAGTATACATTGTTACCTTCACCTGCGCCTCTTGATGAGTAAGTCTCACTGGCTGTTCTGCCACCCGGATTACTTACTGCCCCCCTGTTATAAGTTCTTCCCGATCTTGGCGACGAGTACGTGTCATTTGCAGATATAGCATTTGACGATCTTCTGCCACCGTTTCTTTCGTTAGAAACCGCCCTTGACCTCGAAGGTGTAGTTCCTGATGCACTGCGAACCCTTCCGTTTGATACAACTCGTGGCCCATAGGTTCTTGAAACACCTCTTTCCGCATTGTTAATTACGATAACAGGACGGCTGTAAGCCCATGGAGAATATCCATATCCACCTCCGTAGAAACCATCATATCCGTAACCGTACATGCCATAACCAAATGGATCATAGCCAAAAGGACTGTATCCGTAGCCCATCATACTACCATAACCCATCATGCCACCGTAGCCCATCATACTGCCGTAACCGAATGGAGAATAGCCCCATGGGGAATAGCCGCCCATCATAGAACCCATTCCGAAACCAATATACGGGCTCATTCTGAATCCATTTCCATACCCGATGCGGAAACCTGCATTCATCATACTTCCAGGCCAGTAAGACCCAATTCCGCCGTAAAATGGACTGATATTGGATGTAGCGCTGTTGAAGCCATCTACAAAGCCTGCATTGTAGCCTACATCGCTGGATACCGCGCGCTTCACACCACGTGATGTCATGTAGGACTCATCGTAGTAATCTGCGGTTCCGCTTTCGGCATAATCGCCAGTGTAGCTATAATCGGGATTGTCTGCTCGGGATAGTTCCTGATCTGCACCTCCGTCTCTCGTTACTACCCCCGAACCCGGCCCGCCTCCGTAGAGGTCGTCATATCCATCGCCCGAACGTGATACATATTGATTTGAAGTACATCCCCAAGCTCCCAATAAAATTAGCAAAGACAAGTGCTTCGCTTTATTGATTGTAATCATGGCTTAAAAGGATTAAAAGTTTGTTGCTAATATAGCTATAAATTCCGTTCCATACTAGTATGTAAACGCCTGTTACATGACATTAATTCCAAAGTTAACATAAAAAACTATCTTTGCAACTCCCCGAAATTCACGCGGTTTATAACAATATACTCCATTTCAATTACAAAAAAATCCTAATATGAGTAAATCCCTGCCAACACGGAGTGAAAACTATTCCGAATGGTACAATGAACTGGTAAAAAGAGCAGATCTCGCCGAAAATTCTGCAGTGAGAGGCTGTATGGTGATCAAACCTTACGGCTATTCTATCTGGGAAAAAATGCAGCGTGCACTGGATGATATGTTTAAGGAAACCGGTCACACAAACGCCTATTTTCCGCTCTTTATCCCGAAATCATACCTCAGTAAAGAAGCGTCACACGTAGAAGGATTTGCTAAAGAGTGCGCAGTGGTCACGCATTACAGGTTGAAAAACGATCCCGACGGAAAGGGTGTGATTGTAGACCCGGATGCCAAACTGGAAGAAGAGCTCATCGTTCGGCCTACCTCAGAAACCGTGATATGGAGCACCTACAAAAACTGGATTCAATCTTACCGGGACCTGCCGCTGCTGATCAATCAATGGGCTAATGTGGTACGCTGGGAAATGCGGACGCGTCTGTTTCTGCGTACTGCCGAGTTTTTGTGGCAGGAAGGACATACCGCTCACGCAACTGCCCAGGAGGCAATTGCAGAAAGTGAGCAAATGCTTGAAGTGTACGCGACTTTCGCAGAAGAATGGATGGCCTTGCCGGTTGTAAAAGGTGTAAAAACAGCAAACGAAAGATTCGCGGGTGCCGAAAACACTTATTGTATCGAAGCATTGATGCAGGACGGAAAAGCACTGCAAGCCGGAACTTCCCATTTTTTAGGGCAAAACTTCGCGAATGCTTTTGATGTGAAATTCCAGGACAAGGAAGGAAAGCTTGAATATGTATGGGGAACTTCCTGGGGTGTAAGCACCAGGCTGATGGGCGCGCTCATCATGGCGCATTCGGATGATAGCGGACTGGTACTCCCTCCCAAACTGGCGCCGATACAAGTAGTGATCGTACCAATCTATAAAAATGACGAGCAGCTAGAGCAAATTTCCCAAAAGGTGGATGAAATTACCAGGCAGCTTAAAAAAATGGGTATCTCGGTAAAATACGATTCAAATGACGCTTACAAGCCGGGATATAAATTTGCTGAATACGAATTGAAAGGTGTGCCAGTAAGATTGGCGCTGGGCGGACGTGACCTGGAAAACGGGACCATAGAAGTGGCTCGCCGTGATACTAAAACCAAAGAAACGGTAAGCCTGGAAGGTATTGCAGATCACATTAAATCGCTTCTTGACAATATTCAGGAATCCATTTACAAGAAGGCATTGGCATTCCGTGAGGAAAACACATTCAAGGTAGATACTTTCGAAGAATTCAATCAGGTACTTGATACGAAGGGTGGATTTATCCTGGCACATTGGGACGGAACTTCCGAAACGGAAGAGAAGATCAAAGAAGAAACCAAGGCTACTATACGCTGTATTCCTCTTAATCGTGAGGAAGAGAGTGGTGCCTGCATTTATTCCGGCAAACCATCGGCGGGCCGGGTAGTTTTTGCGCGGGCATATTAATTTTACAAATAATCCAGTACAATCAGGAAACTGATTTTTTTTAACCATAAGACCAGAAACAATGAAGCAGGCGCAGGCAGGAGACAACGTACAGGTACACTACAAAGGAACACTACCCGACGGACAATTATTCGATTCATCGGAAGGACGCGATCCGCTCAACTTTCAGTTGGGAAGCGGACAGGTCATCAAAGGTTTTGACGACGGGGTTACCGGTATGGAAGTAGGTGATAAGAAGACAATCCATATCCCGAATGCGGAAGCTTATGGTCCCGTAAATGAAGATATGATTATCAATTTTGATCGCAAGCAAATTCCGTCAGACATCCCCCTGGAAATCGGCGGCACGCTTAATATGCATCAGGATGGCGGGCAGGTCATACAGGTTATTGTAAGGGAGGTAACCGAAGATTCGGTTATCCTCGATGCAAATCACCCGCTAGCCGGTCAGGATCTCATATTTGAACTTGAACTCGTAGGAATTAACTAGCAAAACGAAACGGACCGGCAATTAACCGGTCCGTTCTCTTATTCAGTCCATTTCAGGCTAAACGCTTCCGGCCTTGTCCCTGGTATTTTCAATAGGATTTGCCTCGCTGCAAGATCGTGTAACATCCTGTCGGCACGTTTTTCTGAGATATTGATCATTTTGGAAAACATTTTTGCACTTACTGCATCCGCCGATTTCAGGTAAGCAATAAGTGATTTCACATGCCTGGAAGCAAGCAGCTTTTCTGTTTCCAAATTGTCCGAATTGTAAAGCAATAGCTTGGGAATGGGTACGCTTTTGTCCTTAACACGAATATAAATCGTACGGGCTCCCCGCTCGCCTACGACATAATGAGGCTTTTCAGCACTTTCCTGCACGAACACCAGCATCACCTGCTTCCCATCGATCCGCTCAGACTTTATCTGAATGTGTATTCTCGGTTCAATAAAGTCCAGGCTGGCCTTTTCAAGTTTTTGCAGCTCCGCGAGCTCAGAGCTCACTCCGGTAACTATTCCCGAATCAGCCACTCCGATCATCAATATTCCGCCGGAAGTATTTGCAAACGAAACGATCGTCCGGGCAATTTTCGCCGGATTGTCGATCCTGCGTTTGAATTCAATGCTTAATCCCTCTCCCGCACTGATAATCTCTCCAATACTTTTAATCATTCATTAAATAAGACTATATTTTTTGCCGGGCAACGATTTGATCATTCCCTGAAACTCTAGGTTTAACAATAATGTCGCCAATTTGTTCAAATGCATGCCTGAATGCCATGCCAGTTCGTCAATCTGAGTGGTGCCTTTCTGCTTAAGCATCGAAAGAATCTGCCCCTCATCCTGTGTGAATCCATCGAAACTCAGCGACAGGCTCTTCGGGGTGGGCTTGTCAGCGGCCGCTTCGAGCACCCAGCCGAGTGCGTTTATAAAATCATCCACTGAAGTAAAAATGGATGCCTTGTGGTCTCTGATCAAACCATTGCAGCCCTCGGACTGGGTATTTCCAATCATACCGGGAACTGCATACACCTCCCGATGATAGTTTTGCGCAAACTCGACTGTAATCAGACTCCCTCCTTTTTTACCGGATTCGATCACGATAACAACATCACTTAATCCGGCAATAATGCGGTTTCTGGCCGGAAAACGCATAAAATCTGGTTTGGTTTCCAGCGGGTTTTCGGTTACCAACCCTCCGTTGTGCTGCATGTCCAATGCTGTCTTTTTGTGAGCGGCAGGGTAGATCACATCTATGCCGCTTGCCATTACGCCAATTGTTTGCAAATTATGCTGCAGGCTTGCGCGGTGAGCAACTATGTCCACTCCATAAGCAAGTCCACTCACGATCAGCGCATTATATGGTTGTAATTCGCGAATGATTGATTCGGTTACCGATTTCCCATATTCACTAACCTGCCTCGTGCCAACAATCCCAACCGCCCTGCCGGCATTAAAATTGAAATTACCTTTTGAGTAAAGTGCGATCGGAGCGTCGTAGAGTGGCTTTAATCGGAGCGGATAAGTGGAATCTGTGAAAAAATGAAGCCCGATTCCCAATTTGCGGCAATTTTCGAATTCTGCCGCTGCATCGCTCATTTGATATTTGGTTAAAATCGCTTTAACCACCTTTTCTCCCACACCCGGAATTCTGATAAGCTTCTTGTAGTCAGCTTTGAAGACGTTTTTTGCACTGCCGCAATAGCTGATCAGTTGACGAATCGTTACCGAGCCTACTCCCGGAGTGCGCATCAGGGCGAGTATACAGATTTCTTCCGTTTCTGGGGTTTGATTCATGTTTGTTAGTGTGTTTTTGTGTAAAACTGAACGGGCTAAGCCGCACGAAACGCTTGGCATGCATTTTGTCAATATACGTCAATAGTTAACTTAAAACAATTACAATTTCCCCAGTACATATATGGAAAATTTTGACGCCGATGCCACCGAAATTTTGGCTTCTTTTCAAGGAATGGGAGCAGTATGTTATCCCGAAGGCGTGCATTACCGGGTTTGGGCTCCGCATGCCGGGCAAGTCTCTGTAATCGGCACTTTTAATAACTGGGATGTAAATGCCAATCCCCTGCAGTCCGAAGAGAATGGTTATTGGGCAGCGCTGATCGACAACTCCAAAGAAGGCGATGAGTACAAATTCTACCTACAAACACCTTTTGGCGATTTTCACAGAAATGATCCCTATGCGCTGAAAATGACGAATTCAGCCGGCAATTGCATTGTATACAATCATGCATCTTTCGAGTGGCACGATTTCGACTTTCAGATTTCAAGCTGGCACGAAATCGTCATTTATGAATTGCACATCGGCACATTTCATGTGAAGGAAAAAGATCAGGTAGGTACGTTTTATACAGCCATCGAAAAACTACCCTATCTCAAAGAAATGGGCTTCAATGCCGTTGAGCTTATGCCCTGTGCCGAATTTCCCGGTTCACGCTCCTGGGGTTATAATCCTGCAAACCCGTTTTCCATCGAAGCCGACTACGGTGGCCCGGATGGTCTCAAGGCGTTCGTTCAGGCCGCACATGAAGCCGGAATCGCAGTTATTTTAGATGTGGTTTATAATCATTTTGGCCCTTCGGATATGGATTTATGGCAATTTGATGGTTGGTCTGAAAATGGCGGCGGCGGGATCTACTTTTATAACGACTGGAAAGCCGAAACGCCCTGGGGCAATACCCGGCCAGACTACGGCCGGGGAGAAGTCCGTCAGTACATTCGCGACAACGCATTAATGTGGTTGAAAGAATACCGGGTCGACGGATTAAGAATGGATATGGTACCCTATATCCGCAATGTGAAGGCAGACGGAAATCCGGGTAACGATATTCAGGAAGGGATTTCACTGATGCAATGGATCAATAAAGATATTCGTGAAAACTACCCGAATTGTATCACGATCGCCGAGGATATGCATTCACTTGATTTCATTACCAATTCGGTTGAAAATGGCGGACTGGGCTACGGATCACAGTGGGATGCGGAGTTTGTCCATACAGTGCGGGATGCGATTATTGTCGCTAATGATCAGGAAAGGGACATGGAAAAGGTTGTCCAGGCAATCACCTACAAATACAATACTGATTCTTTTCAACGCATTATTTACACCGAATCTCACGATGAAGTCTCAAATGGCCAGGCACGTGTTGCCGAGGAAATTGCAGACGGTGACGTTAATAATTGGTATTCCAAAAAACGGGCTGCATTAGGTGTAGCACTGGTGATGACAACGCCCGGAATACCGATGATCTTCCAGGGGCAACCCCTATTGGAAGATAAATGGTTTTCAGACAGTGATCCGATTGACTGGTCGAGGCTGGAAAAATTCAGGGGCTTTGCAAATCTGCACCGGGACCTGATCCATATCCGGAGAAACTGGTTCGGTGTCACAAAAGGCCTGCAAGGGCAAAATGTTCACATCGTACGCTCAGATAACGATAAAAAACTGATCGCAATGCACCGGTGGAGCGACGGTGGCCCAAAAGATAGCGTTATGATTATCCTGAATTTTTCGACAGAAACATTTTCGGATTACAAACTTGGTTTTCCAAGAGCTGGAAAGTGGCACCTGCGATTTAACAGCGACAATGAATCCTATGACTCAGACTTTTCACATGTGGGAGTTGCTGACATAGAAACCGGAGACGGTGAATTCGATGATTTCCCGGTTTATGCTTCATTGAATATTCCGCCCTACTCCGCGTTGATATTTTCCCAGGAAGACTGATCAGGATCGGACAAAGCCAGGTTTATAGCCTGGCTTTGTTACCCGATTATCCTGAAAACCCGATCCCACCTGATTTTCCTAAGAAAACTGGTTGGATTGGGATCAATAGACATCCATACAAATGCTGCCTTTCCGACGATATGATCTTTTGGCACGAAGCCCCAATAGCGCGAATCCGCCGAATCGTGCCTGTTGTCGCCCATCATAAAATAATAGTCCTGCTTGAAAGTGTAGCTTTCCAGCACTTTTCCGTCTTGTAAAACACGGCCATTTTCAATTATTACCCGCTCATTTCCGTCATAATTCCGGATAATCTCTCCATACAAAGCTGAGTTAATCTCATCCAGTTTTACCGTCATTCCTTTTTTAGGAATCAGGATCGGACCATAGTTATCCTTATTCCAATTGGTGCGATCAGAGCCGGGAAACAAAAAGGGTTCCTTTAATCCTTTGTCAAGGAGGATCGGATCTACCCTTTGTACGAAATCGTAGGTTTTGAGTTTTGTAACAATGTCAGCGGTTGTTTTCACGATGTAGCCAAACTGATCATTTGCCGATATACTGTCACCGAAAGTTTCCGTGAATTGCGCATAGTCAGTTACTCCGTTTTTGTGAAATATATTTTCTTCGTTTACCTGCGTAGTTGTGGAAACGAAATATTCATTTTGAAGCCTTGGTGGATTTTGCATCGGATTACCATTGACAAAAACCTGCCCGGCTTTAACTTCGAGCCGATCTCCGGCAATAGCTACGCACCTTTTAATATAGTTTGAACGCAGGTCCACGGGATGTGGATGAAGGTCAGGCAACACGTTGCTGTACTTTTGATAAGCACCCGGGTGCTCTACCGGCAGGTTACAAACCACCACATCGCCGTTTTTTACATCTGAAAACCCGGGCAGCCGAAACTGCGGCAGCTGGATCCAGTCGAGATAAGAAGGTATCTGCGTTCCCCATACCGTCTGGTGTGTAAGCGGGACTTGTAGCGGAGTTACCGGAGTGGTCGTTCCATAATGCAGCCTGCTGACGAACAGGTAGTCGCCCACAAGCAGGCTATTCTCCATTGAAGGAGTCGGAATTACAAATGCGCTGAAAAACAACCATCTGATTATCGTAGCAGCAGTTACCGCAAACAATATCGAATCGAACCACTCACGGAATACCGACTTTTTCTTTGGTTCTTTTTTTGATCTGGGAGCTGCTTCAATGACTGCCATTTGTCGGATACCGATTTCTATTGATATGCAAGATACAATGCCATCAATAAACAACAAATTTATATATTATATTTTTTTATATATACAAAAAAAAGGTAAGGCCATTTGCCTTACCCTTTTGTCAAACGCTATTCTGTTAATTGATGACGCGAAAAAGTCGGTTCCACCTAATCTTATTAAAGAAGCTGGTCGGATTTGGATCAATGGACATCCATACGAATACCGCTTTCCCTACAATGTGGTCTTTGGGTACAAATCCCCAGTAGCGAGAATCCGCAGAATTGTGACGGTTATCACCCATCATAAAATAATAATCCTGCTTGAATGTGTAGCTCGTAATCGCTTTTCCGGCAATGGAAACTGATTTTTCACCCAATTCAACTCCTTCATTTTCTTCATAATTCTTGATTACCGGTCCGTACATCGCTACATTTTCCGGGGTTAATTGCACAGTCATGCCCTCCTTAGGCACCCTTACCGGCCCATAATTATCACGGTTCCATTTAAAAAGTGTTGAATTCGGATAAAGCATCGGCTCGCTAATGTCTTTGGAAGATTTTACCACGGTAATGCTTTTTACAAAATCATAAGTCTTCAATTTCGCAGCGATCTCCTCAGTTGTAAATACGAGGTAACCCATCTGATCATTGCCAGGAATCGTGTCGTTATAAGTTTCTGAATAAGCGTTGTATTCTGAAATACCGTTTTCCTTGAACACTTTCGCTTCATTTACCGCCGTAGTTGTTGCCACGAAATATTCATTTTCCATTCGTACCGGATTTTCTACGGCAGTACCATTGGCATAAACCTGCAAATCCCTCACTTCCAAATTGTCCCCCGGAAGCCCCACACATCTTTTGATGTAATTGGTTTTTAGATCGACCGGATGTTGTAACTCAGGCGGATAATTGAATACGACCACATCCCCACGTTTTACGTCGCTGAAACCGGGGAGCCGGTACTGCGGTAACTGAATCGCGTCGGTATAAGACGGAATGTTGGTACCCCAGATGGTTTGATGCGTCAAAGGGACCTGCAGCGGTGTTTTGGGAGTACGGGTGCCATAATGCAGTTTGCTCACAAAGAGAAAATCGCCGACCAGGAGGCTGTTCTCCATGGAGGGGGTCGGAATAGTGAAAGCTTCAAAAAATAACCAGCGGATCAGGGTAGCCGCGACAACCGCAAACAGTATGGAATCAAACCACTCTCTTACCGCTGACTTTTTCTTTTTAGTACTCACTGTATTTGAAATCAATTCTTTATTTAGAGACATGCTTATATTCAATTATTGATAGAGTTCTAATTCAGGTTTTCAAGCAAATCGTCCATCCCGAACACACCAACCTTACCGGGAAGCCATTCTGCCGAAACAACTGCACCCAATGCAAATCCTGCCCTGGTGTGCGCGGTGTGGGTAATTTCAATCATATCAACCTCAGATTCATACCTTACGATATGAGTTCCGGGAACTTCTCCCAGCCTTTTGGCTTCTATTTGCACAAAACCTTCTTCGTCTTCGGGAGCCAGCTTCCAACCTTTCTGCGCCTCATTTTCTGCTATAATACCTTCCGCCAGCGTAATTGCTGTTCCGCTTGGCGCATCCAGCTTATGAATATGGTGAATTTCAGTCATCGAGCTTCGGTAAGCTTGTCCTTTCATCAAGCGCGCAAGTTGGCGGTTCAACCGAAAAAACAGATTCACACCAATGCTGTAATTGGACGCATAGAAGAATGCGCCCTGCTCCTTTAGGCACAAATTTTCAATCTCTGTTTTGTGTTCAAGCCAACCTGTTGTACCGCTCACGATCGGCCAGCCTTTTTTCAAACAATACGTGATATTTTCGTAAGCTGCCTCAGGAGCACTGAACTCAATTGCCACATCCACATCCTCAGAAGCCAGCTCATCCATTTCATGCCGGTTTTGCACATCAATTTTCCCTACGATTGCGTGCCCTCTTTCGAGAGCAATTCTTTCAATCGTTTTTCCCATCTTACCATACCCGAGTAATAATATTTTCATTAATTAAATGATTTGATTCTATGTTTATTTCAGGTTAAAAACCAGCCGTAATCCCGGTGTGGGCGTTAGCATTGCCGGTTGATGTAATTTAGGCTCAACCCGCAGCGTCAGGTCTTCCGACAAGTCAAACGTTTTTAAATGTGCTGCTACGTTAGCTTCAATGATGGAAAGTGTGTATATCAACCCGGTTACGATGAGTGCAAATCCCCGGTTTCTGCGCCAGTAGTTCTTTCCTCTTAATGCCTGATCCTTCCTGGCCGGCAAATATTCACTGCTTGTATTCAATAAATTCCTCACCCTTACCGTCACCGTTGAATCCACCAGCTCGGGCTTCTCTTTACCAAAATTCTTATTGTTTTCGTCCAGAATAAAAAACTCCTTGTAGGCCGACAGGTAGTCATGATACTTAATCGAGTTCAGGTAATAGGCATAAAGTCCTCCCCCGAATGCAATGTACACGATGGGCGCCTTCCAGTAATCTCTGTTATAGATCTGTCCGAGTCCGGGGACCAATGCCATTCTGGTGGCCGTTTTAGGCACCGGCATGAACTTACCTTTAACTTTTTTTAACGAATCTCCCTGCAGCAAAACCGTACTGTCGTTCACTACAATCGGGACATCCATTACCTTAAGGCTGTCCTCGGGATTCGTAATTTGAGCCGAAATACGTTGCGAAAATAGCAGAATTACCCCCAGCAAAACCCAGTTTTTCAAGTCTTATTTGAATTTCAATGTTTCCAGAATCTTCTTTAATTCCTCCTCAGAGCCAAAAGGGATCTTAATTTCACCTTTGTGCGCTTCACTGCTTTTTACGGATACCTTCGCACCG
This Dyadobacter sp. UC 10 DNA region includes the following protein-coding sequences:
- the dapB gene encoding 4-hydroxy-tetrahydrodipicolinate reductase is translated as MKILLLGYGKMGKTIERIALERGHAIVGKIDVQNRHEMDELASEDVDVAIEFSAPEAAYENITYCLKKGWPIVSGTTGWLEHKTEIENLCLKEQGAFFYASNYSIGVNLFFRLNRQLARLMKGQAYRSSMTEIHHIHKLDAPSGTAITLAEGIIAENEAQKGWKLAPEDEEGFVQIEAKRLGEVPGTHIVRYESEVDMIEITHTAHTRAGFALGAVVSAEWLPGKVGVFGMDDLLENLN
- a CDS encoding alpha-amylase family glycosyl hydrolase — encoded protein: MENFDADATEILASFQGMGAVCYPEGVHYRVWAPHAGQVSVIGTFNNWDVNANPLQSEENGYWAALIDNSKEGDEYKFYLQTPFGDFHRNDPYALKMTNSAGNCIVYNHASFEWHDFDFQISSWHEIVIYELHIGTFHVKEKDQVGTFYTAIEKLPYLKEMGFNAVELMPCAEFPGSRSWGYNPANPFSIEADYGGPDGLKAFVQAAHEAGIAVILDVVYNHFGPSDMDLWQFDGWSENGGGGIYFYNDWKAETPWGNTRPDYGRGEVRQYIRDNALMWLKEYRVDGLRMDMVPYIRNVKADGNPGNDIQEGISLMQWINKDIRENYPNCITIAEDMHSLDFITNSVENGGLGYGSQWDAEFVHTVRDAIIVANDQERDMEKVVQAITYKYNTDSFQRIIYTESHDEVSNGQARVAEEIADGDVNNWYSKKRAALGVALVMTTPGIPMIFQGQPLLEDKWFSDSDPIDWSRLEKFRGFANLHRDLIHIRRNWFGVTKGLQGQNVHIVRSDNDKKLIAMHRWSDGGPKDSVMIILNFSTETFSDYKLGFPRAGKWHLRFNSDNESYDSDFSHVGVADIETGDGEFDDFPVYASLNIPPYSALIFSQED
- a CDS encoding DUF5683 domain-containing protein → MKNWVLLGVILLFSQRISAQITNPEDSLKVMDVPIVVNDSTVLLQGDSLKKVKGKFMPVPKTATRMALVPGLGQIYNRDYWKAPIVYIAFGGGLYAYYLNSIKYHDYLSAYKEFFILDENNKNFGKEKPELVDSTVTVRVRNLLNTSSEYLPARKDQALRGKNYWRRNRGFALIVTGLIYTLSIIEANVAAHLKTFDLSEDLTLRVEPKLHQPAMLTPTPGLRLVFNLK
- the dprA gene encoding DNA-processing protein DprA, whose amino-acid sequence is MNQTPETEEICILALMRTPGVGSVTIRQLISYCGSAKNVFKADYKKLIRIPGVGEKVVKAILTKYQMSDAAAEFENCRKLGIGLHFFTDSTYPLRLKPLYDAPIALYSKGNFNFNAGRAVGIVGTRQVSEYGKSVTESIIRELQPYNALIVSGLAYGVDIVAHRASLQHNLQTIGVMASGIDVIYPAAHKKTALDMQHNGGLVTENPLETKPDFMRFPARNRIIAGLSDVVIVIESGKKGGSLITVEFAQNYHREVYAVPGMIGNTQSEGCNGLIRDHKASIFTSVDDFINALGWVLEAAADKPTPKSLSLSFDGFTQDEGQILSMLKQKGTTQIDELAWHSGMHLNKLATLLLNLEFQGMIKSLPGKKYSLI
- the lepB gene encoding signal peptidase I; the protein is MSLNKELISNTVSTKKKKSAVREWFDSILFAVVAATLIRWLFFEAFTIPTPSMENSLLVGDFLFVSKLHYGTRTPKTPLQVPLTHQTIWGTNIPSYTDAIQLPQYRLPGFSDVKRGDVVVFNYPPELQHPVDLKTNYIKRCVGLPGDNLEVRDLQVYANGTAVENPVRMENEYFVATTTAVNEAKVFKENGISEYNAYSETYNDTIPGNDQMGYLVFTTEEIAAKLKTYDFVKSITVVKSSKDISEPMLYPNSTLFKWNRDNYGPVRVPKEGMTVQLTPENVAMYGPVIKNYEENEGVELGEKSVSIAGKAITSYTFKQDYYFMMGDNRHNSADSRYWGFVPKDHIVGKAVFVWMSIDPNPTSFFNKIRWNRLFRVIN
- the lepB gene encoding signal peptidase I; amino-acid sequence: MAVIEAAPRSKKEPKKKSVFREWFDSILFAVTAATIIRWLFFSAFVIPTPSMENSLLVGDYLFVSRLHYGTTTPVTPLQVPLTHQTVWGTQIPSYLDWIQLPQFRLPGFSDVKNGDVVVCNLPVEHPGAYQKYSNVLPDLHPHPVDLRSNYIKRCVAIAGDRLEVKAGQVFVNGNPMQNPPRLQNEYFVSTTTQVNEENIFHKNGVTDYAQFTETFGDSISANDQFGYIVKTTADIVTKLKTYDFVQRVDPILLDKGLKEPFLFPGSDRTNWNKDNYGPILIPKKGMTVKLDEINSALYGEIIRNYDGNERVIIENGRVLQDGKVLESYTFKQDYYFMMGDNRHDSADSRYWGFVPKDHIVGKAAFVWMSIDPNPTSFLRKIRWDRVFRIIG
- the proS gene encoding proline--tRNA ligase, translated to MSKSLPTRSENYSEWYNELVKRADLAENSAVRGCMVIKPYGYSIWEKMQRALDDMFKETGHTNAYFPLFIPKSYLSKEASHVEGFAKECAVVTHYRLKNDPDGKGVIVDPDAKLEEELIVRPTSETVIWSTYKNWIQSYRDLPLLINQWANVVRWEMRTRLFLRTAEFLWQEGHTAHATAQEAIAESEQMLEVYATFAEEWMALPVVKGVKTANERFAGAENTYCIEALMQDGKALQAGTSHFLGQNFANAFDVKFQDKEGKLEYVWGTSWGVSTRLMGALIMAHSDDSGLVLPPKLAPIQVVIVPIYKNDEQLEQISQKVDEITRQLKKMGISVKYDSNDAYKPGYKFAEYELKGVPVRLALGGRDLENGTIEVARRDTKTKETVSLEGIADHIKSLLDNIQESIYKKALAFREENTFKVDTFEEFNQVLDTKGGFILAHWDGTSETEEKIKEETKATIRCIPLNREEESGACIYSGKPSAGRVVFARAY
- a CDS encoding AlbA family DNA-binding domain-containing protein, with the translated sequence MIKSIGEIISAGEGLSIEFKRRIDNPAKIARTIVSFANTSGGILMIGVADSGIVTGVSSELAELQKLEKASLDFIEPRIHIQIKSERIDGKQVMLVFVQESAEKPHYVVGERGARTIYIRVKDKSVPIPKLLLYNSDNLETEKLLASRHVKSLIAYLKSADAVSAKMFSKMINISEKRADRMLHDLAARQILLKIPGTRPEAFSLKWTE
- a CDS encoding FKBP-type peptidyl-prolyl cis-trans isomerase, whose amino-acid sequence is MKQAQAGDNVQVHYKGTLPDGQLFDSSEGRDPLNFQLGSGQVIKGFDDGVTGMEVGDKKTIHIPNAEAYGPVNEDMIINFDRKQIPSDIPLEIGGTLNMHQDGGQVIQVIVREVTEDSVILDANHPLAGQDLIFELELVGIN